One genomic segment of Candidatus Hydrogenedens sp. includes these proteins:
- the ruvX gene encoding Holliday junction resolvase RuvX, which yields MEEGRILAIDYGEVRMGLAISDPLRIFAFPLTVIDLKKNVDFIKTIQDIIKEKEVKRIIIGYPLKMDGSEGIQTEKVKGFVEELKGKINIDIEMVDERLTTTVAQRALTDIGIGQKKQRGIIDKIAAAKLLETYLELNKGK from the coding sequence TTGGAAGAAGGAAGAATACTTGCTATTGATTATGGTGAAGTTCGAATGGGACTTGCCATAAGTGACCCGCTACGAATTTTCGCTTTCCCTCTAACGGTAATAGATTTAAAGAAAAATGTAGATTTTATAAAGACGATACAGGATATTATCAAAGAAAAAGAGGTTAAGAGAATTATTATCGGTTATCCATTGAAAATGGATGGAAGTGAAGGGATACAAACAGAAAAAGTAAAGGGTTTTGTAGAAGAACTTAAAGGAAAGATAAATATAGATATTGAAATGGTAGATGAAAGATTAACTACTACCGTAGCCCAACGAGCATTAACAGATATAGGTATAGGACAGAAAAAACAAAGAGGTATTATAGATAAAATTGCGGCAGCAAAACTGTTAGAGACATATTTGGAATTAAATAAAGGGAAATAA
- a CDS encoding aldo/keto reductase has product MNYVPLGKSGLKVSEICLGTMTFGNEADKEVSFKIMDYAYDIGINFFDTAHNYNKGETEKIVGEWINSKRKDIILASKVFFPSQQGINNEGLSKKNIMQSVEESLRRLKTEYLDILYLHHWDEYTSIEYSLEAVHTLIMQGKVLYMGISNFSAWQIMKAIAVAREYHFTPVVCIQPMYSLIKRQVEVEILPLAKQENLAVVPYNVLGAGMLTGKYLKGEKGRLIENKMYQQRYSNPMYEEITRKFVQYAEGKGYSPAVLSASWVKSNPAITSILLGARTLEQFKEVIQCVDLKLSLEQWEEISKLSYQPPLPTDREPLDVYRLRGW; this is encoded by the coding sequence AGAAGTCAGTTTTAAAATTATGGATTATGCTTATGATATAGGAATAAATTTTTTTGATACTGCTCACAATTACAATAAAGGGGAAACGGAAAAGATTGTGGGGGAGTGGATAAATAGTAAGCGGAAAGATATTATCCTTGCCTCTAAAGTATTTTTCCCATCACAACAAGGGATAAATAATGAAGGATTATCTAAAAAAAATATTATGCAATCCGTGGAAGAATCTTTGCGACGATTGAAAACAGAATACCTTGATATACTTTATCTTCATCATTGGGACGAATATACATCCATAGAATATTCTTTAGAAGCAGTTCATACATTAATTATGCAAGGGAAAGTCCTTTATATGGGCATTTCTAATTTTTCTGCATGGCAAATAATGAAAGCAATTGCAGTAGCAAGAGAGTACCATTTTACCCCCGTTGTTTGTATCCAGCCTATGTATAGCCTTATTAAACGGCAGGTAGAAGTAGAAATTTTGCCTTTAGCCAAACAAGAGAATCTTGCTGTAGTTCCGTATAATGTTCTGGGAGCAGGAATGTTAACAGGAAAATACTTAAAAGGGGAGAAGGGAAGATTAATTGAAAATAAAATGTATCAACAGCGTTATAGTAACCCAATGTATGAAGAAATTACACGAAAATTTGTTCAATATGCAGAGGGAAAAGGTTATTCCCCAGCCGTTTTATCAGCAAGTTGGGTAAAAAGTAACCCGGCCATTACTTCCATCTTATTAGGAGCAAGGACTCTGGAACAATTCAAAGAAGTAATACAATGTGTTGATTTAAAACTATCCCTGGAACAGTGGGAAGAGATTTCAAAATTATCATATCAACCACCTTTACCTACAGATAGAGAACCTCTGGATGTTTATCGTTTAAGAGGTTGGTAG
- the mltG gene encoding endolytic transglycosylase MltG, with the protein MKKILYKIVLMCLFIVIGLSLMIGVVVVGGYIYIVREGVSGEPIEITINKGSTAKDIAFLLKEKGLIPHEIFFLVLIKMKGGDKDIKYGIYSIPKGYSAQQIYELLLKGPIRPIYAYKITIPEGLTNKQISLTAPDPQKFLELVNSNEYAKEKNIPGPTVEGFLMPGTYLFEEVPDAKTLADMMINQFEKEWKKLMEENGFELSNEEKYQKVIVASLIEEESKVDEERPLIAQVIYNRLKKDMPLQIDATLQYANQKYGVLLTNADKQIDSPYNTYKYKGLPPTPISNPGLPSLRAALFPELGEYLYFVSNADGKTHTFSKDIDTHTDAVIHYRKAIKKKQNNRTESNQKQ; encoded by the coding sequence ATGAAAAAAATTCTATACAAAATAGTGCTTATGTGTTTGTTTATAGTGATAGGCTTATCATTGATGATAGGAGTTGTTGTTGTAGGTGGATATATATACATTGTAAGAGAAGGAGTCTCTGGAGAACCTATTGAAATAACAATTAACAAAGGAAGCACTGCGAAGGATATTGCTTTTCTATTAAAAGAGAAAGGACTTATTCCCCATGAAATTTTCTTTTTAGTCTTAATCAAAATGAAAGGAGGAGATAAAGATATAAAGTATGGTATATATTCTATTCCCAAGGGTTACTCTGCTCAACAAATATATGAACTTCTCCTAAAAGGTCCTATCCGTCCTATATATGCATATAAAATAACCATTCCAGAGGGGTTAACAAATAAACAAATATCCTTAACTGCACCAGACCCGCAAAAATTTCTGGAACTCGTAAATTCCAATGAATATGCAAAAGAAAAAAATATTCCGGGACCTACTGTGGAAGGCTTTCTAATGCCAGGAACATATCTATTTGAAGAAGTTCCTGATGCAAAGACCCTTGCCGATATGATGATAAATCAATTTGAGAAAGAATGGAAAAAATTAATGGAAGAAAACGGGTTTGAACTTTCCAATGAGGAAAAATATCAAAAAGTTATTGTAGCATCTTTAATTGAAGAAGAATCGAAAGTAGATGAAGAACGCCCTCTTATTGCCCAGGTTATATATAATCGTTTGAAGAAAGACATGCCTCTACAGATTGATGCAACATTACAATATGCTAATCAAAAGTATGGCGTATTACTCACAAATGCTGATAAACAGATAGATTCTCCTTATAATACATACAAATACAAGGGCTTACCTCCCACTCCTATATCCAATCCCGGTTTACCCAGTTTACGCGCAGCCTTATTCCCTGAATTAGGAGAATATCTTTATTTTGTATCTAATGCAGACGGAAAAACACATACATTTAGCAAAGATATTGATACACACACAGATGCCGTTATTCATTATCGTAAAGCAATAAAAAAGAAACAAAATAATAGAACAGAGTCTAATCAGAAACAGTAA